DNA sequence from the Cucurbita pepo subsp. pepo cultivar mu-cu-16 unplaced genomic scaffold, ASM280686v2 Cp4.1_scaffold000966, whole genome shotgun sequence genome:
CTTATGGGGCTGCCCTTTGCTTGAAAGCTCTGGTGGATTCGGATAATTGGCGGTTCGCTTCCGATGAGATGGTTAACAAGGTTTGCCAGAATGTTGCTGGAGCTCTTGAGGAGCAATCTACACAGACCAATTCTCATATGGGGCTTGTTATGACACTAGCTAAGAGAAATCCTCGGATCGTCGAACCGTATGCTAGATTGTTGTTGCAGGCAGGGCTGCGGATCTTGAAGTGTGGGGTAGTAGAGAAGAATTCTCAGAAAAGGTTGTCTGCTATTCAAATGATTAATTTCTTGATGAAATGCTTAGATCCTTGGAGTATATTTTCGGAGCTTCAGGCTATAATTGAGGAGATGGAGAATTGTCAGTTTGATCAAATGGCCTATGTCAAAGGTGCAGCTTATGAAACTCTACAAACGGCTAAGAGGATATCCGCTGATAAAGTGTCTAAAATGGATAAATCTCCAAGCTCAGTGACTGGATCAAACTTCATTGATGGCAGGCGAAGTCCATGGAGGAACGGGGGAAGCCGAACTCCCTCGTCCGAGTCTCCTGAATCCCGGACGCTTGATTCATTCTTTGATTATGGCTCGCTTGTTGGATCACCTTTTTCATCAGTACAAACTTCTCGTAACTCAAGATTTGACCGTGGGAGCGTGAATCGTAAACTTTGGAGTTATGAGAATGGTGGGGTTGATATATCCCTCAAAGATGGCTTGCCTTTGTTCTCGGAAGCTGCTCGTGGAACCGATGTTTCCGACACGATGTCTGTGCACTCTGGAAATCACAAATTTGGCCATAATGGTGAAGAATATGCTGATGATTTTACGGGGTTTTTTCAAATGAGTCCTCTTAAACGCAGTCTCTCAAGAAGTACTTCAACCAGCCCACTTGTAAGTTCTCTTAACTCAGTACTCTTTTACATTTAATACTTATGGCTAAAtcgggaaggagaacgaaacaccctttataaggagtgtggaaacctctccctagtaaacgcgttttaaaattcttgaggggaagcccaaagaggacaatatctgcttatGATGATAGTTTATGTTCCATTTGTATTGTGATGGCGATTTGGTTCATGTCAATTCTGGTTTAGTTCCATAATGTTCATTAGCTTATACCAATCTTTCCTATCTCGTACCTCAGCGGACTCCACACAACATAGATGTCGAAAACACGATCTTCAACACTCCTCGGAAGCTCGTCCATTCCCTTCAGGATCGAAACGATGGGAGCTCTGACTATGCTAGCAAAAGTTGCAGACACAGACGTAGGAGTTTATCATCAGGCAATTTGGAGTGGAGTCCTCCAGATGATCAGAAACTCAGCAAAGACGATGCGGGAGACAGCTTAGACAACAACGATAACGGCGAGCAATCACACGGTGGTTCCGAATCAATCTCTTCAACTGATGGTGTCCCTGCCCATGGTGATGTCCAAGCTGCTATACCTGTGGCAGTGGCTTATCATAGTAAACTCAAACCTCAATGTACAGGCATTCAGATGGCATATAAGAAAACTGGTTTGAAATTGGTCTGTGGcttctcaatttttcttttcacaatATTCACTTCATTGCTGTGGATTGATGATCGTGCCCAAGGCTCCTATCTTGTGCCAACGTAGTGTTGTTCTTGCCTCACCTGGAATTGGCTTTAGAAGTTAGAAGCAAAAGCAAATCTATTAGAGATCGATTTGGATAATCCTCACGTTCTTGAGCTGTAATCTCGAGTTTAGTTCATTTTGGTCCcgttgtttataatttttttgtttatttagtcACTTACTCGGTGTCTGTGACActcaactttttctttgttgtttgtaATTATTGCACGTATATACATTTTTCGACCCCAAAAGTAGGATCACTTACTAGATAGTTTTAATGTTTAGTTTCAAATATTGTTTCTTTAGGTAAAAGTTGGGGCGTTTTAGACTATTAACAATGCTTTCTATGCCTTCTATCCACAAACGTTTCTTTATTCTAAGCTCTTCTCACCGGCTCAAGTTGGTGCGAGCGAGTAAAAAGAGTTCGTGGGTCAATTTAGAAAAACTTTTCAACCCTTTAAGAATAAAAGGCAAATATATCCTCTTAGGCACTAGGTTTTAAGGGTGTACAATCAACCCGACAACTTGGACCAACCTTACCTGAACTacaagggttgggttgggttggattggattagcTTTTCGGGTTGGtttgggtttattttttttaacccaaacTAACTCGGTTCGGTTTCGGGTTCATGAGACAAAACCCTATTAGGTTTTGAGTATAGTTTCTATATTGGTgagatgttttaaaatgttacacttttaccatttttacCCTAAGTTTTGAGGCTTGTAGTTtctatactagggagaggtttttggCCCAACGTTCTTGTTAGCACATTGTTCGATGTCtggttttgatatcatttgtaactgtccaaATCCACTGCTAACacatattgtccgctttggtccattatatatcgttgtcagtctcactattttaaaacgtgtgtaCTAGAGAGAATTTTTCCagactcttataaggaatgtttagttcttccctccaactaacgtggaatctcacatttttcatattaggtccttcaaaaaatattacatttttacccTAAGTCTTaagtttagtttttattaGGTCGGTAAGTTTTAAGGTCTAGCTTCCATATTTGATCTAAAGGCTTCAAACGTTGAATTTTTACTCTAAATTTAAGTTTAGTTTTCATTTGACCCGTCTCTCATATTTGGTAAAGGTTTCAAAATGACTTTTAACCcggaattttgagtttaatttttacttgATCCCGAGATTTTGAGTCTATATGtaattcaaatgtttcaaaatagttttgagcattaattattttaaattaatcaactaaaaattaatttcaaaactcaaaaagtgagtattaatgaaaagtaaaaatataaattattgaaattaaagactaaatgaaaactaaacataaagttaatttaataattaaatttaaaaataaaaaataaaaatgcaatAATTAGAAACccaaaactaaatataaattaaattcaaaatctaacgaccaaaaagaaatttttgtgtcaATTAAAATCCCTTTTTAAGGGTTTAAAAACTCATTTAAGACGTGTCTTAAGTTTCATTTTAGTCCCTAAACTTTTAAGTTTGCTCGgtttaaatcaataaaatttaaaaattataatcaattttgtccactaaatatttatttcaattaatttagaCGACTTCACGATTATATTTATACATAATACGTTTCATATAACAAACTAAGGATTACAATGCTCGGGAAATTTGGAGGGTTTTTGTTGATTAATTTGTAAGTAATgttctaatttaatttcaaagatATTTATCGTGtgattttttggaaaaaaattaaccataaaTAACGGTAGAGACTAATGTTAAGATTTGTTAAGGATATATCGATTAAATTTCGATATTTGAAAGATGACTCGAACAACCTGAACGAACTCAACAAAAAATTTTTgaagttgggttgggttcatgTGACACCGAGTAAAGgagaggtacatgaatgaaccgatacCACATCTAAATAAGAGCGGTCCTAAAgatagaatgactaagaaaaactcaaaagaaatatattcgAATAGACCGTGCTTTCCTTTAACACAgttcatcaaattaaataaacaataaaaatgataaatcatcaataaaaaacaacCTGCAAAAATAGTAATACATTgacatagttcaacattgtcataaaactaaatacaGCTAAATATGCGACATTTGTTGAGAATTGgttaaagtaagaaaaaatatgaggataaattatcaaattaaataaaccatcaaaatgattaaaataataataaaaaaaagtattatccGTGGCGTCAAACTCGTGGGTGTCCTTAGAGAGGCCGAGGTACCACCCTGGCAAACCtattaatatgaaaagattcttaatataatttatatatgtttatttggCTCGGGACAACTCGA
Encoded proteins:
- the LOC111786044 gene encoding protein SINE1-like, translated to MSKNLSPILRREFANLDKDADTRRSAMKALKTYVKELDSKAIPVFLAQVSENKETGALTGECTISLYEVLARVHGVNIVPQIDRIMSSIIKTLASSAGSFPLQQACSKVVPAIARYGIDPTTPDDKKKHVIHSLCNPLSESLLGSQESLTYGAALCLKALVDSDNWRFASDEMVNKVCQNVAGALEEQSTQTNSHMGLVMTLAKRNPRIVEPYARLLLQAGLRILKCGVVEKNSQKRLSAIQMINFLMKCLDPWSIFSELQAIIEEMENCQFDQMAYVKGAAYETLQTAKRISADKVSKMDKSPSSVTGSNFIDGRRSPWRNGGSRTPSSESPESRTLDSFFDYGSLVGSPFSSVQTSRNSRFDRGSVNRKLWSYENGGVDISLKDGLPLFSEAARGTDVSDTMSVHSGNHKFGHNGEEYADDFTGFFQMSPLKRSLSRSTSTSPLRTPHNIDVENTIFNTPRKLVHSLQDRNDGSSDYASKSCRHRRRSLSSGNLEWSPPDDQKLSKDDAGDSLDNNDNGEQSHGGSESISSTDGVPAHGDVQAAIPVAVAYHSKLKPQCTGIQMAYKKTGLKLVCGFSIFLFTIFTSLLWIDDRAQGSYLVPT